The Armigeres subalbatus isolate Guangzhou_Male unplaced genomic scaffold, GZ_Asu_2 Contig505, whole genome shotgun sequence genome includes a region encoding these proteins:
- the LOC134204279 gene encoding cecropin-A1-like, translated as MNFNKLFAFVLLVALVFLGQTEAGGLKKLGKKLERIGKHVFKASEKALPVVAGYNAIGK; from the exons ATGAACTTCAACAAGCTGTTCGCATTCGTGCTGCTGGTTGCGTTGGTCTTTCTGGGTCAAACCGAAGCTGGCGGTTTGAAGAAACTTGGCAAGAAATTG GAAAGGATTGGCAAGCACGTGTTCAAAGCTTCCGAAAAGGCGCTACCAGTTGTGGCGGGGTACAACGCGATTGGAAAGTGA
- the LOC134204280 gene encoding uncharacterized protein LOC134204280 produces MDKEKIYQRLYGLFCAAYPVKSRKELQVRCAEYWREIRKKEDFMNLYSAKEQELTDLVTESRNKNQRFFKQFPTTKPRVSLNQTNNDTRSDGAEPVLNDSEQAPIVLSISTPTSNTEKSAKAADCEPGPSGVTPKQDTVKNELAIVNADIANLLLRQDKGMITVDQVLELKKLKKSKDRLEKKLKKLIDGQQRQQTFRDNLKRKKQKLSEPSPAKASKLNSCPGRPRKDDEAEIMDAIIDIAQYGSSAQERRRFEQLRTVKTLDDLVERLKELGYNMSRTYVYYRLMPKRSITIEGKRHVNTVPVRLIRATNDHHKFHQDTRFCASTIKRLDEVASFLGPHEVARISQDDKARVPLAITAASHQSPILMHMEYRVRLPDHDWVIAEKHKLIPSVYAGK; encoded by the exons ATGGACAAGGAAAAAATATACCAACGGCTTTATGGCTTGTTCTGCGCCGCATACCCCGTCAAGTCCAGAAAAGAATTGCAAGTACGATGTGCCGAATATTGGAGAGAgataagaaagaaagaggaCTTCATGAATCTCTACTCGGCCAAGGAACAAGAATTGACCGATTTGGTGACCGAATCGAGGAACAAGAATCAACGGTTTTTCAAGCAGTTCCCGACAACGAAACCAAGAGTAAGTCTCAATCAAACAAATAATGATACACGATCAGATGGAGCTGAGCCAGTCTTGAACGATAGCGAACAAGCGCCAATCGTTTTGTCAATTTCGACTCCCACATCGAACACTGAGAAATCAGCGAAAGCTGCTGATTGTGAACCTGGACCAAGTGGTGTTACTCCGAAGCAAGATACCGTAAAGAATGAGTTGGCCATCGTGAACGCTGATATCGCCAATTTGCTACTGCGGCAAGACAAGGGGATGATAACCGTCGATCAGGTGCTTGAacttaaaaagttaaaaaagtCTAAGGATcgccttgaaaaaaaattgaaaaagctcATTGACGGTCAACAACGGCAGCAGACGTTTCGTGACAATCTGAAACGGAAGAAACAGAAACTTTCGGAGCCTTCGCCTGCAAAAGCATCAAAGCTCAACAGCTGTCCAGGAAGGCCGCGGAAGGATGATGAAGCAGAAATAATGGATGCAATCATTGATATCGCTCAGTACGGCTCATCTGCACAGGAGAGGCGAAGGTTTGAACAGCTCCGAACGGTCAAAACTTTGGATGACCTAGTAGAACGTCTGAA GGAACTGGGATACAATATGTCTAGAACTTACGTTTACTACCGATTGATGCCAAAGCGCAGTATTACGATTGAAGGAAAGCGGCACGTCAATACTGTACCAGTACGACTGATTCGGGCGACAAATGATCATCATAAATTTCATCAAGACACACGATTCTGTGCATCAACAATTAAGCGATTGGACGAAGTAGCTAGCTTCCTTGGTCCACATGAGGTAGCCAGAATCAGTCAAGACGATAAAGCTCGTGTCCCCTTGGCAATAACAGCTGCATCTCATCAGTCGCCAATCTTGATGCACATGGAATACAGAGTACGATTACCGGACCACGACTGGGTTATTGCTGAAAAACATAAATTAATCCCATCTGTTTATGCTGGTAAGTga